Within the Hevea brasiliensis isolate MT/VB/25A 57/8 chromosome 2, ASM3005281v1, whole genome shotgun sequence genome, the region tggagaacactcacttaccacttttgaagcttgaccaaaacctcaccaaacctccttaaaattactaccaaaatcttccttgcaaggtaaggattaactttaaagaaaggatttagtggaaaggatggctccaagtgggttgcatggagctttactcaaacggccatggaggttttctcccaaaggattcggctggtttgctcaatgaagaagatgaaggaatcTTCTGCCCAAATTGATTAAAAAGTCCACTTtgaaggtgttagtggagcactaagtaagttTATTATTTGTTTAATCCAAGGTTTTCATAATTctcacatttaacctcttttcttttactatttaaattatggaccaccattttaatcttcatgatattttcaaagtttaatatcatttatttttaatggacatttaggtcaaaaggcaactcggggtgtcaattgaccacaatgcccctattcgggttgctttttgactttttcggtaacaccgatttttgtcggtttttcgatttttcgtttttctttgtactaattatttaatttttctttgatatttctaatatcatttatttttcaatagatgtttatttaagtcccaaaaatattttctaggattcTCCACGATCCAAGGCTAGTTCACGgcccatgccgcaacttcccggtatggtcacccatcggtacggttttgtccatttagcttagttccattttctctcttttattttttttctttatttttttcttgtatttttctctattgtatttcactatcttatatctcctcactaatatttaaatataattccaagcatcctagctgtccggacagacactgtcatcggaatagtagaacgcactaccgaacataggggtgttacatttatatttcctaatttatttaaaactctaaaatattatttttatttaatttaggtctttaaatatattttttatttaagttaGGACTCTTCAATTTATTCCTACCTATATTAAGATTTATAATTCTATAatacccattttatttttattatgtctaAGTTTTCAGATTTATTTTAATGAagttttttttcttaataaagttggtttgttttattttcttcttagaTTCTAGATTGAATATTGTGTAGATCCTTTTTTGTGCTATACACTACATCAGTAAAAGAGCTTATtcgatttatttttaaaatttgaaaaatttatttgatcTTTTTAAAAGTTGAAGAGTTTGTTTAGATCCCAAAACATTCTAATAAATCTACAAATTAGTCACTCTTAGAATTGCCATTAATTTTCtattaaatttagtaaaaaagatcaaaatgccttttaactctatttttaatttgaaagcactttaatatctaattttttattatatatataacaatataatatataaaaatattataaattaatatatatatatatattgtaaatagTTACAATATTTAAGtattaatttgtaaaatatatagataattttataattaactaaaatttttaaaaactttaaagtaattaatttatttttataataattataatttaaatttaaaattttttaatttaatgagacctatattttaaaatatatgagctaaattattaataaaataaaaatttatagattaaattattaataaaataaattttaaattcaaattaaaaataaaattaaagatattttgataatttttattacaattaatgTAATTTAGTTAAAACCAAATAAAACTATGATATACTATAaaaaatctctttttttttccctctccCTTACCGATAATATGTAATTACACCACGTCGGACGTGTAGGCCCTACACCCTGAGGCTTACGCCATCTTTCTTACGTGTGGATACGTTGATTCAGTGGCTTGGTTGTCACGTTTAATACTTTTTGTCTTATCTACCCCTACAGGTCTCCGCGGTTCTGGGTGGGAAACGTGGGCACAAAAAGGATTTAAGAACACGGAAATGGCATAGCCATAATGAAAAAGCTAAAAGGAGGGCGTCCGCTTTGATACACGGTATATACGAAGGAAACGCGTTGTTTACTGTGGAGATaattacagaaaaaaaaaagcaagccATTTGGGCAATCATCCTACGAAAGTCCTCCTAGCTTACAATCGAAAATCTCTAAGAATCTCTCTTTCTGTTTTCTTACTTTCTCCCATTTTCTTCGGTTTTCTGGGTTTCTCTCCGTTTCTCTAGTGGTGAAAAGTGGGTATGGCAGTGTTGTCGTTTAGCTCGCTGCCTTTAGGGTTCAGATTCAGGCCAACGGACGAGGAATTGGTGAATTTCTACTTGAGATTGAAGATTAATGGAAATGATGAAGAGGTCAAAGTCATTCGAGAACTCGATGTTTGTAAATGGGAGCCCTGGGATTTGCctggtattttttatttttggctttctttcctcttcacttTACCttctttatacatatatatatatatatatatatatatatatatatatatatatatatatatatatatatattacttttttCTGTTGCTGTCTTTTTAATTGAATACATTTTGATTTTGTTAGATTTATCGATGATAAAGACGAATGATCAAGAGTGGTTCTTTTTCTGTCCGCTTGATCGCAAGTATCCGAGTGGGCACAGATTGAACAGGGCAACAAGTAAAGGATACTGGAAGGCAACTGGAAAGGATCGCAAAATAAAGTCTGGAAACAACTTGATTGGTATGAAGAAAACTCTCGTCTTCTACACTGGACGCGCTCCTCGTGGTACCAGAACCCACTGGGTCATCCATGAGTATCGTGCCGTGGAGGACGACCTTGACGGCACTAAACCTGGCCAGGTTGGTTCCTTATTCTTTTACTTCTCTGTTTCAATTCGTCCTTTTtactttataatataatttatttgatcTGTTGGCCTCATTTTCTGCTAAAAGCACAATGACCATTCATTCATTGTCCAATTACCTCATTTTTTGCTGAAATTCCCCACATTCTTACTGTTGATTCAATTTTATGCAGAGCCCCTTTGTCATTTGTCGTTTATTTAAGAAACAAGATGACAGCGTCGAAGGTTTGAACTCGGAAGAACCAGAAGCTACTATTTCTTCTCCTACCGTGGCCAAATCCTTTCCGGAAGTCGCAGAATCTGAGCTAGCATTGCCACAACCATCTCCAGTAAATACACCAGCCTCCAACATTCTACCATCTAATGAATGCTTTAATGCCTTTCAATCTGGAGGTCAAACAGTAGATGTAACGACTCCTGAGGTGAGGATGGTTTCAAATGTCTTGCAACATTTTTAAGGTAAAGAGAAACGCAACCAACTAACCATTGTATTTATTTATGCTCTTTATTGTCAGGAGGATAGTCAGCTGAAAGAATACTTGAATTGGTTTGTCCAACCACCTGATACTGTATATGACAAGCTCTTTTCCCCTCTGCATGCACAAGTACAAGCAGAAGTGGGTTTTCCGTATTATTCCATTGCCAATGACTGGAGCAACTGTAACAGTGGGGTGCAATCTCATCATGGCACAAATGAAATAGATTCTGCATATGTGACTAATTTCCTGGATGACGTCCTTCCACAGTACTCTTGTAAGGAGTCTGGCAGCTTTAAGAATTTTGCTTTTGATGAGTTCCCTGAATCTTATGGTGGATTAGATGCCAAAGTGAACCAAGCTTTGGTAAGTGGAATTCACCAAACTGATTCCTTCATGCTTCATGGTGTTCCGAATTTGACATCTGATTTTTGACTTGAGtgtgttacattttgatttaccTTATATATTCGCTTTGCAACAGCTTGAAGAAGAGTTGCAGGGTACTGTATACCCTGAGGAGGATATTGACAAAAAGCTGCCTTTAGTTGTAGAAACAATCCAAGAAGATAGATTGTTAACTTTTGACCATGGTGTTGAATCCTACAGAAGGCAAAGTTTTACATCAATTTCTGGTGCAGAACAATTAACTAGTTTCAAGGAAATAAGCGACCATAGGAATCAAATTGGCAGCAGTGAGAGTGTTGGAACTGGAATCAGGATTAGGGCTCGGAGTCCTCAAAATGTACCAAATCTCTGGAACTCTGCCACGCAGGGCCTTGCAACAAGAAGATTACGTCTGCAATGTAAATTACAGGTACAGCAGCTTCAATTTGGTGAAAAGCTAGACGAATGTAAATTGGAACGACATGTGTTATGCTGAGTTGAGTAAATATTATGTTGTGATCTAAATGTGGATACTGAATAGCTATGAATTGCATTGTGCAGGAGTTGAAAGCCATGGAAAAGGATACTTTTGTAGGTGGTTGTAGTTGTAGTACCAAGGATGAACATGAACACCAGACACGTTCCCTTTCTGAAAGCAATGAAGTCGGAGTCTCTGAAGAACTAATGGGTTACCAAGGACCCAATGTGAGTCTGAGGAGCCATACTTCAATGCACCAAAAGGTTCCATCCATGTTAAAGGCCTCTTCTGCCCATTGCTCTATTTGGTCAATTGCTGTGTTTGGAGTAGTTGTCTTGGTAATTTTGCCACTGATCTCAGTGAGCAAATGGCGTTGCCTTATTTTTGAAACTGCATAGTGACCTTGTCTCTTGATGTAGTTTCATGCACCATCCCTCCCATTttttacttattattattattgttttgtGTGTGTGTTGGGAGAGTCGTGTACCAATTAGGCCTATGAAATAGATTTGCTGGGTTAGTATTCCTTGTATATCTAAATTAGTTAGTTAAATATATGTTCTAACAGAGTCTTTTAACAACTTGGTGTTTTGAGTTATGTTTATTTCTTGTTCGAGGGAGCTTATTTTCTGACTTGATGTACAAGACTACTGGGCTTCAAAATTTAAAGTAGTGAGTTACAATCTAGGCAAATAATTGGCTTTAGAGCAAAGTAAAACGTTGTTTCACGTGCACATGGCCTGTTGATTATGAACTTATTGTGTTTGCTTAAAATATGGTGTGCTGGTGATTTGGTATATTTCTAAACAAACTTAAAGTCACTTGAAGATAATTAAAGAATGAACTTAAAATAAGTTATCAAATACTCATGAACTCTGCAACAATTCAAAGTCTTTTGATTATCTTCTTCGGCTGCAGACTTTGAGTTGGAATTTCCAATATAAATCTTTTGTTTGATTCCATAGATATATTAGCAAAATATAATTTAAGATTTATATCTCAACATTGCAGATGATGAACTTAGTTTGTTATGATATATTCCGATGCTCAGCTGTCTAATTATCTGTATTTTTGGGGTTTCAGTTAAGGAAATGTTCTTTTGGGGACTCCAATTCAGTTATCTGTTTACTTCTTTTGTTAGTCTCTGGGGTCAGGTGGGTTTTTCGTCTTATTTCAGGTTGTAGTTCAGCCGCAAGAGCAGGATTTCTGGTTTAGTGCAGGGATAGTATAGGATGGACTTTGATTATCTAGAAAGTCTTACTGTGTTGAGTGCGTAATTAGAAAATAATTCTTGATAGAAAGTGTTCATTGGTACATGGGAATTTTTTGAAATGTCAATTATTCTTAGATTTGGAATTGGCGTGTTGACAAATGCAGAACCCCAATGCAAGATGTGGGGACTTTTCAAGTCAAGGCGGCGGCAAGCAGGGCTTTCTCATGAATGTCGATGCGTCACGCGAGTTGTAAATGCATGAATGTGtagtaaaaaaaaattcacaGTTCCTAATGTAATTGGTAAAAATAATCTTGCTAGCCACTGCATCTAAATCACCACTCCCCAACTCAAGTTGGTGAGTGCTGTTGTAATGGCCAATAAGTTCGCAAACAAGTCGAGTCGAGCTTTTAGGGTCAGCTTAGCTCGTagcttttttctttaaattcaaatTCCACTAAAGCTATAATTTCTTGGCTAGATTTTAGttggtttaaaatatattaaatttaaaatttgttcATCTTAAAACTTTGAGTTAGTGAAAGATAAAAAGCTCAAATTAAATAGGTAATTACCTGAATGAATTAAGGAAGCAGTTATTAAAAAGTAGAGCTGCTTGGTGGTTTCCTAACACTAAGCTAAAGTGGTTTATTAAGAGACTTAATGCAGCAACAAGGTGCAGAAATTTGATGTAGAGAGCCACAACCTGAAGCAGCAGACTTGTTACCAAATAATACTTGATGCAGAACTTGGCCACCAAGCAACTCAAGAGTATCAAGGCATCATTTACAGGACAACTCTCAACAGAGCCAACCAACCAATCAACACACCTAACAGATTGTAGTTTTCCTTTTTCTTAACTTTTCAATAATTGTCTTTACTTTTTTGGTGGTATTAGTTCAATTTAGcctttcaatttaatttcaagCAATTATTTTACAGTTTTTTTTTTGCAAACATTTCAATTCCTGTTATCAAGTTCTTTCATCTTTCATTGCAGTTTTTTAGTTCTTCTGTTCATATTTTAGTTTTAGCAATCAACCTTTAATTTTTAATGCTCAATTTACAATTTCTGTAAATATCTACATTTTTAAGCAAATCAATGTTTCAAATATTTAAAGATCTCATTTACATTTTcttcacatatttatattttctcCGCAAGCAAATTATGTAACACTATCATATTAAGTGgtccgtacattctattattcTGATGATTAGTATATGTTCGGATGGCTAGAATGTCTGGGACTATATTTAAATTACATAGAAGAgacataaataaaattgataaagatcaaatgaggttAGAATAGAATAAGAGAAATGGAGCACAATTAGATTACATGAGCCTAGAGTTCTAATGATGGGTGACCGAACCAGGAAGCGGCTGCGAACTCAGTTGCTACCTTAAATTCATATGAGACCCTATGACATTCTTAGTTAAGAGATAATTGCGAAATTACCAAAAACTAGAAAATTATGGAAATAAAAAAGGAACTAGTACAAATAAGTGAATCAGAACTTAAAGGGCTCATCGGACATTattaaaagatggactataacccgacgATGGGCATTTTGGTCTATTTGCtcatagaggtgaattttgacctaaatgtctattaaattgtgagagattaaaatattgaaaaaggaattaaaaatgaataagtatagggaaagaaaagaaaaagcaatgaaaaattctaattttaattctattatgacatcaccatgacctaagcatgacaccattaaaaattataattttaattagttaattttgggaataaatataAGAGATAAGacatacaaataaaagtaaaaaatatcATTTTCTCCTTCTAAAACCAGTCGGCCATATccctctctccctttctctccaTTTTCCTCCATTGATGATCAATTTAAGCTCTTAAAACTCTAGTTTTTTCTCATAATTTTCATAGTCACTTCAATAAAAGCTTGATAATTTACCTTGGGTGGAACATTAGAAGAGATAAATTCAAGAAATAAGTGAGATTTTGAAGATTGGAAAGCTTCCTTAGAGGCAAGTTATTTCTCTAGCCAAATTAATGGTGTATGCATGAACTTaagtttgattttgatgaaattacatgaaaaagcatgaaaatcatgcatgcATTGGGGGACatgaaattcggccagccatgggGGGAGTAGGGTTTTGGGGTGTTGTGATTGAATTGATGGTGAATTCTAGCTTGTGTGAGGTTGTCTATGTGATTAGTGCATTGAAGTTGCATGaaattacatgaattgtgaagttgaggaaattaggattttgatggagttagggttttgatataTGAGGTGCAATTAATGTATCTAATGTTGAATTAAGGTCAATTAATGTGtgtattgatgaaaaatgaagttAATTGGTGAAGAAATCAATGGAGTAGTAATGGGGTCCATATGCTAGAATTCTGGACAACTTGAGTTCAGTCCACTTAGATGGTTATAAGTTGAAttatatagctccaattggtgtgagatcaattggagatgaaacttaagacataatgctaaaaATGTCATGAAGACACTTtgtctagaaaatgaccataagttgccctaaatttggcttgaatctGGATTGCAATTATGAACCtaataaaaaatgaccaaatgaacagtacttagtaaattaggcataactcactctagaaaacttcaaattaGTTGAATCTTGAACTAATGAAAACATGAGATAGAagaacaactcttatgaagaacatAGAGCCAAATTATAATACCaagttgatcaaattgctagataAAGTTAGTCTAGCAAATCTGCCTTGATTCTGGACAAacctggtgtaacacccctatatgcatagcctggtatattttactgttttagtgactggtgtcggtctggacaattaagaggattagaaccatatttaaatcacctagaaaagccctgaatgaaaattaatagtgtcacaccttacccctctgtaaggcataacatgatccccaatatacttaatgaattatcgaacttcgcctactgataacctattaaatacactacaagggattttaaaataattttacttcttttgaaagtggcgagcacttttggtagaaattatttatttgaatggcgagcacttttgataggaattaaaaacttttatttgaagtttaAGTGCTAGGTAAaaactttgtccattttaatttttttgcaaGTTTTGTAAaactttcggcagagtgccagctgtaattaagaaaaataaaaaattttgacctgtagaaaacacttccaaatagtgCACTTCATCAAATCTTAACCGCCAATAactcaattcaacacaaatcaactcaatctccacaattcatagtattttcaaaacaattaaataacctaTTCACAtggaatttaaaatatttaatttacattcataatttagtttacagacaaaaaatcttaaaactaatattattacacattgactgtacaactgctcagtctacattaatacatatgacactaagctatttatatcaaaataattacaagggtataagtaaatacccgtacaaaaatctcGGTGTAGTCCTTGACTAatcagcaactcactctgctgctttttccttttctctatctgcgacagcaaaagaagctatcactgagtataatttactcagtggtgcacaataaaaatttaaagatattatacataaaatattcattaacaaatcataatttaaaatatttcataatttcatttcacaattttcaaagctcattataacacaaattttgtcaaataatttaataaacacagtgttgccaatcaataataccacttaggtcatgacacaaaatttctaaactttaccgtgttgtataccacgacaatacaaactcactccactaatcgaaatcaatgagggaggtggctagctagctaatgagtacttatccaaacttacctcagactagcaagccagagagggaggaatataatcaaatatcaaatttaaccccataagtggaggaggaacatagtaagaaaCTATCATGCCAAGTgttaataaaaaacaatttaaaactataatgttcaaatgtaATTCATGCAACAatcaaataaacttcatttcaaatctccatttctaaaATAAGCAACACAACTTCACATAAATTTTCCAAAGTCATAAAATCACAGATTTATTCACAACCCACTTAtctaaataaattttcaagtAAAAGCATTAAATATaacaagtattgtgcacagacctcgtaATTAGTCTTTTCTTATTTCACTCCTATCGATTCCTTTCCTCGGAAGGCCTTTTTTCCACTGAAGCACACAATTAAGATGTTTCAAGatttattcaaattatgtttaaccATAATTCTAACAATTGAAATTTGCATTTAAACTTTACTTATATACTCCCATAAATTGAATTCTTTGTGTTCTTAattatggtggttactattcatttgaccattgggtcaaaatattgactttcttattctTAATAGATACGTGAAttctaattatacccacatatcacattttgagtcCTAATTTTGTTAGTTTaggttgccaattcaatttctaggtCTCTTAAGATAAAACTCAATTTCTCAGTTTTGGtttcctattttgcactattccattggtctggttattgTAGAAATTTGACTAAgtgttcatcaaagttgttccttattgtcttatctttaattctctttttgaatcactccagttagagttttgtagcccaagatatggtcatttttctaaggctggccgaattGGTGTTACTCAGAATTTCTGGACACTttattggttctagcagttttggacaactaattttgggtggcaaaatgacttggttatgggcaaaatttgggttgatgttcttcatgaaagttgtagtgttatgtcatacattt harbors:
- the LOC110636766 gene encoding NAC domain-containing protein 91, coding for MAVLSFSSLPLGFRFRPTDEELVNFYLRLKINGNDEEVKVIRELDVCKWEPWDLPDLSMIKTNDQEWFFFCPLDRKYPSGHRLNRATSKGYWKATGKDRKIKSGNNLIGMKKTLVFYTGRAPRGTRTHWVIHEYRAVEDDLDGTKPGQSPFVICRLFKKQDDSVEGLNSEEPEATISSPTVAKSFPEVAESELALPQPSPVNTPASNILPSNECFNAFQSGGQTVDVTTPEEDSQLKEYLNWFVQPPDTVYDKLFSPLHAQVQAEVGFPYYSIANDWSNCNSGVQSHHGTNEIDSAYVTNFLDDVLPQYSCKESGSFKNFAFDEFPESYGGLDAKVNQALLEEELQGTVYPEEDIDKKLPLVVETIQEDRLLTFDHGVESYRRQSFTSISGAEQLTSFKEISDHRNQIGSSESVGTGIRIRARSPQNVPNLWNSATQGLATRRLRLQCKLQELKAMEKDTFVGGCSCSTKDEHEHQTRSLSESNEVGVSEELMGYQGPNVSLRSHTSMHQKVPSMLKASSAHCSIWSIAVFGVVVLVILPLISVSKWRCLIFETA